One Symphalangus syndactylus isolate Jambi chromosome 9, NHGRI_mSymSyn1-v2.1_pri, whole genome shotgun sequence DNA segment encodes these proteins:
- the LOC129490488 gene encoding large ribosomal subunit protein eL32-like: protein SLQQPFNCYHPIVYKKKTKTSKKKKEKKEKKKEKALFLGAAYGGGSHLLLGITAALTPLVKLKIVKKRTKKFIRHQSDRYVKIKHNWRKPRGIDNRVRRRFKGQILMANIGYGSNKKTKHMLPSGFQKFLVHNVKEVEVLLMCNKSHCAEIAHNVSSKNRKAIVERAAQLAIRVTNPNARLRSKENE, encoded by the coding sequence tccttacaacagcccTTTAATTGTTATCACCCTATtgtatataagaaaaaaactaagacctcaaaaaaaaaaaaagaaaagaaagaaaaaaaaaaagaaaaggctctcTTCCTCGGCGCTGCGTACGGAGGTGGCAGCCATCTCCTCCTCGGCATCACGGCCGCCCTCACACCCCTTGTGAAGCTCAAGATCGTCAAAAAGAGAACCAAGAAGTTCATCCGGCACCAGTCAGACCGATATGTCAAAATTAAGCATAACTGGCGAAAACCCAGAGGCATTGACAACAGGGTTCGTAGAAGATTCAAGGGCCAGATCTTGATGGCCAACATTGGTTATGGgagcaacaaaaaaacaaagcacatgCTGCCCAGTGGCTTCCAGAAGTTTCTGGTCCACAACGTCAAGGAGGTGGAAGTGCTGCTGATGTGCAACAAATCTCACTGTGCCGAGATCGCTCACAATGTTTCCTCCAAGAACCGCAAAGCCATCGTGGAAAGAGCTGCCCAACTGGCCATCAGAGTCACCAACCCCAATGCCAGGCTGCGCAGCAAAGAAAATGAGTAG